A window of Campylobacter lari subsp. lari contains these coding sequences:
- the argH gene encoding argininosuccinate lyase, with protein MSQKAEKLWGGRFDLPTNKLVEEYTASLLVEPRLAPFDIQGSIVHAKMLAKEGIIKEDEAKTIIKGLEQVKEEIQNGSFVFDIADEDIHMAIEKRMTQIVGSVGGKLHTARSRNDQTTLDSKMHMRAVIKEILNQIIALQEEIINQAQKNIKAIMPGYTHLQTGQPVLFSHWIMAYFWMLSRDYSRFEDLYKRMNECPLGAAALGGTTFNIDRHFCAKELGFAKPTENSIDSVSDRDHMVEFTSVAAMCFMHLSRFCEELILFSSQDFKFIELSDDFCTGSSIMPQKKNPDVAEKMRGKTGRMYGNVMAMLTIMKGIPLAYNTDMSEDKAQVYDSMDTLMASLKIITPMIEKMQVNADNTKAAAAKGFSNATDMADYLVRKNIPFRKAHEIVGLAVNYCIKNGKMLEELSMEEFHQFNENIQDDIYEAIALQTCVDARLSYGGTGTKVVLEQIKHAKEFLEKLKKD; from the coding sequence ATGTCACAAAAAGCAGAGAAATTATGGGGTGGAAGATTTGATTTACCTACAAATAAACTTGTAGAAGAATATACTGCTTCATTATTGGTTGAGCCAAGACTTGCTCCTTTTGATATACAAGGAAGTATTGTTCATGCTAAGATGCTTGCAAAAGAAGGCATTATAAAAGAAGATGAAGCAAAAACTATCATCAAGGGTTTAGAGCAAGTTAAAGAAGAAATTCAAAATGGAAGCTTTGTTTTTGATATAGCTGATGAGGATATTCATATGGCTATAGAAAAAAGAATGACACAAATTGTAGGGAGTGTTGGTGGTAAACTTCACACTGCAAGAAGCAGAAATGATCAAACTACGCTTGATTCAAAAATGCATATGAGAGCAGTTATAAAAGAAATTCTAAATCAAATTATTGCTTTGCAAGAAGAAATTATAAATCAAGCTCAAAAAAATATCAAAGCTATTATGCCAGGTTATACACATTTACAAACAGGTCAGCCAGTGCTTTTTTCACATTGGATCATGGCGTATTTTTGGATGTTAAGTAGGGATTATTCTCGTTTTGAGGATTTATATAAAAGAATGAATGAGTGTCCTTTAGGAGCAGCTGCACTTGGTGGAACCACATTTAATATAGACAGACATTTTTGTGCCAAAGAATTAGGTTTTGCAAAACCAACAGAAAATAGCATTGATAGCGTTAGCGATAGAGATCATATGGTGGAATTTACTTCTGTGGCTGCAATGTGCTTTATGCACCTTAGTCGTTTTTGTGAAGAGCTTATACTTTTTTCAAGTCAAGATTTTAAATTTATAGAATTAAGTGATGATTTTTGTACAGGCTCAAGCATAATGCCTCAAAAGAAAAATCCTGATGTGGCTGAAAAAATGCGTGGTAAGACAGGTAGAATGTATGGCAATGTTATGGCAATGCTAACTATTATGAAAGGTATTCCACTAGCTTATAATACTGACATGAGTGAAGATAAGGCTCAAGTTTATGATTCTATGGATACTTTAATGGCAAGTTTAAAAATCATAACTCCTATGATAGAAAAAATGCAAGTAAATGCTGATAATACAAAAGCAGCGGCTGCAAAAGGTTTTTCAAATGCCACAGATATGGCTGATTATTTAGTAAGAAAAAATATACCTTTTAGAAAAGCTCATGAGATAGTGGGTTTGGCGGTAAATTATTGTATTAAAAATGGAAAAATGCTTGAAGAGCTTAGCATGGAAGAATTTCATCAATTTAATGAAAATATTCAAGATGATATTTATGAGGCAATTGCTTTGCAAACTTGCGTAGATGCAAGGCTTTCTTATGGTGGTACAGGAACAAAAGTGGTATTAGAGCAAATTAAACATGCAAAAGAATTTTTAGAGAAACTAAAAAAAGATTGA
- a CDS encoding catalase, with amino-acid sequence MKKLTNDFGNIVADNQNSLTAGSKGPLLMQDYILLEKLAHQNRERIPERAVHAKGSGAYGELKITADISKYTKAKVLQLGESTPLFIRFSTVAGEAGAADAERDVRGFAIKFYTKEGNWDLVGNNTPTFFIRDAYKFPDFIHTQKRDPRSNLRSNNAAWDFWSLCPESLHQVTILMSDRGIPASYRHMHGFGSHTYSLINDKNERFWVKFHFKTKQGIKNLTNEEAANLIANDRESHQRDLYEAIEKGDFPKWTFQIQVLKEDEAEKLGFNPFDLTKVWPHSIVPLIEVGELVLNKNVQNYFNEVEQAAFSPSNIVSGIGFSPDKMLQARIFSYPDAHRYRIGTNYHLLPVNRAKSEVNTYNVAGAMNFDTYKNGPAYYEPNSYDDSPKEDKSYLEPDLALEGNAQRYAPLDDDFYTQPRALFDIMNESQKEQLFKNIAASMNGVDEKIIARALSHFEKISSEYANGVKKALKM; translated from the coding sequence ATGAAAAAATTAACCAATGATTTTGGAAATATCGTAGCTGATAATCAAAATTCATTAACAGCAGGTTCTAAAGGCCCACTTTTAATGCAAGATTATATTTTGCTTGAAAAACTTGCTCATCAAAATAGAGAAAGAATTCCTGAAAGAGCAGTGCATGCCAAAGGAAGTGGTGCTTATGGTGAGCTTAAAATCACAGCAGATATTTCTAAATACACTAAAGCTAAAGTTTTACAACTTGGAGAAAGCACACCTTTATTTATAAGATTTTCAACCGTTGCAGGCGAAGCAGGTGCAGCTGATGCAGAACGCGATGTGAGAGGTTTTGCGATTAAATTTTATACTAAAGAAGGAAATTGGGATTTAGTTGGTAATAATACTCCGACATTTTTTATAAGAGATGCGTATAAATTCCCTGATTTTATCCATACTCAAAAAAGAGATCCAAGAAGTAATTTAAGAAGCAATAACGCTGCTTGGGATTTTTGGAGCCTTTGTCCTGAAAGCTTGCATCAAGTTACTATTTTAATGAGCGATAGGGGGATTCCTGCAAGTTATCGTCATATGCATGGTTTTGGAAGTCACACTTATAGTTTGATTAATGATAAAAATGAAAGATTTTGGGTGAAATTTCATTTTAAAACCAAGCAAGGCATTAAAAATTTAACCAACGAAGAAGCGGCAAATTTAATAGCCAATGATAGAGAAAGTCATCAAAGAGATTTATATGAGGCTATTGAAAAAGGAGATTTTCCAAAATGGACTTTCCAAATTCAAGTTTTAAAAGAAGATGAAGCAGAAAAATTAGGTTTTAATCCTTTTGATTTAACTAAAGTTTGGCCTCATAGTATTGTACCTTTAATTGAAGTAGGCGAGTTAGTGCTTAATAAAAATGTACAAAATTATTTTAATGAGGTAGAACAAGCTGCATTTAGTCCAAGCAATATAGTTTCAGGTATTGGTTTTAGTCCTGATAAAATGCTTCAAGCTAGAATTTTTTCATATCCTGATGCACACAGATACCGCATAGGGACAAATTATCATTTATTGCCAGTTAATCGTGCAAAAAGTGAAGTAAATACTTATAATGTAGCAGGAGCTATGAATTTTGATACTTATAAAAATGGGCCAGCTTATTATGAACCAAATAGCTATGATGATAGCCCAAAAGAAGATAAAAGCTATCTTGAACCTGATTTAGCACTTGAAGGTAATGCTCAAAGATATGCTCCGCTAGATGATGATTTTTATACTCAACCAAGAGCCTTATTTGATATAATGAATGAAAGCCAAAAAGAGCAATTATTTAAAAATATCGCAGCTTCTATGAATGGGGTTGATGAAAAAATTATTGCTAGAGCATTAAGTCATTTTGAAAAAATTTCAAGTGAATATGCAAATGGTGTTAAAAAAGCTTTAAAAATGTAA
- a CDS encoding ankyrin repeat domain-containing protein, protein MFSSEEEKRIQELCTMAFDYARKNDVQNLKIMIEAGLSVNLKNHKGDSLLMLASYHNSYECAKFLLENKARVDEKNDRGQTPLAGVCFKGYLPMCELLVKHGANIDENNGLGMTPFAFALMFGHRDIVEFLTKHSKKSFLKKICFAMLKIFKRKEKLNSLKK, encoded by the coding sequence ATGTTTAGCAGCGAAGAAGAAAAAAGAATTCAAGAACTTTGCACTATGGCTTTTGATTATGCAAGAAAAAATGATGTGCAAAATTTAAAGATTATGATAGAAGCTGGTTTGAGTGTGAATTTAAAAAATCATAAAGGTGATAGTCTTTTAATGCTTGCAAGTTATCATAATTCTTATGAATGTGCTAAATTTTTATTAGAAAATAAAGCTAGGGTGGATGAAAAAAATGATAGAGGTCAAACTCCACTAGCTGGAGTATGTTTTAAAGGGTATTTGCCTATGTGTGAGCTTTTGGTTAAACATGGAGCAAATATAGATGAAAATAATGGTTTAGGCATGACTCCATTTGCTTTTGCATTAATGTTTGGGCATAGAGATATAGTAGAGTTTTTAACAAAGCACTCTAAAAAAAGTTTTCTTAAAAAAATATGTTTTGCTATGCTAAAAATTTTTAAAAGAAAAGAAAAGTTAAACTCTTTGAAAAAATAA